Proteins found in one Oribacterium sp. oral taxon 102 genomic segment:
- the rpoB gene encoding DNA-directed RNA polymerase subunit beta: MKKSKMRPVKAGKNVRMSFSERKEVLEMPNLIEIQKDSYDWFLKEGLKEAFDDISPIQDFAGHMSLEFVNFRLCEDEKKYTIEECKERDATYSAPLKVKVRLINKDKDEINEHEIFMGDLPLMTDTGSFVVNGAERVIVSQLVRSPGIYYGVDHDKIGKELYSATVIPNRGAWIEYETDSNDVFFVRVDRTRKVPVSVFIRALGVGSNAEIIDLFGEEPKLLASFEKDSSDNYQDGLLELYKKIRPGEPLSVDSAESLLHSMFFDPRRYDLAKVGRYKFNKKLHFKNRIKGHTLAEDVVNESTGELIAEAGEVVSYEKAVEIQDAGVPFVYLDGAERSEKVLSNLQVDAAKWLPEGWDLAELGIHELVFYPELRRILDENEGASEDELKSVIRKSISALIPKHITREDIFASINYCMHIEQEIGQADDIDHLGNRRIRAVGELLQNQYRIGLSRMERVVRERMSTQDIEEITPQSLINIKPVTASVKEFFGSSQLSQFMDQNNPLSELTHKRRLSALGPGGLSRDRAGFEVRDVHYTHYGRMCPVETPEGPNIGLINSLASYARINEYGFIEAPYRLVDKRDAANPVVTDQVVYIAADEEDNYVVAQANEPLDDEGHFLNNSVTGRFREETASFPRASIDMMDVSPRMVFSVATSMIPFLQNDDANRALMGSNMQRQAVPLLTTEAAVVDTGIAAKAAVDSGACVTAKNAGEVILSASNKIVIRRDKDGVLDEYRLMKFMRSNPSNCYNQKPIVFAHDHVEAGDVIADGPSTSNGEIALGKNPLIGFMTWEGYNYEDAVLLSERLVQNDVYTSVHIEEYECEARDTKLGPEEITSDVPGVGDDALKNLDERGIIRIGAEVRAGDILVGKVTPKGETELTAEERLLRAIFGEKAREVRDTSLKVPHGAYGTVINTMVFTRENSDELSPGVSESVRIYIAQKRKIGVGDKMAGRHGNKGVVSRVLPVEDMPYLPNGRPLDIVLNPLGVPSRMNIGQVLELHLSLASRALGIDVSTPIFDGADENDIQQTLILANDYVNLSWEEFSAKHKEELSPEVYDYLGAHLEHREEWRGVPIGADGKVQLRDGRTGENFDSPTAIGFMHYLKLHHLVDDKIHARSTGPYSLVTQQPLGGKAQFGGQRFGEMEVWALEAYGAAYTLQEILTMKSDDVAGRVKTYEAIIKGQNIPAPGVPESFKVLLKEMQALCLDMRVLDENQNEVEITEDLYDANQDMHRLLSGGENRYERKEDYGSYGYTQQEFKGGELVDSDDGESAEEPDEALSEELDEELSEALPEDEFEDEELFDTSALLEGDAADDYDNDEN; this comes from the coding sequence ATGAAAAAAAGCAAAATGCGTCCGGTGAAGGCCGGGAAGAACGTCAGGATGTCGTTTTCGGAGCGGAAAGAAGTTCTGGAGATGCCAAATCTGATTGAGATTCAGAAGGATTCCTATGATTGGTTCCTGAAGGAGGGGCTCAAGGAGGCGTTTGACGATATTTCTCCGATTCAAGACTTTGCAGGCCACATGAGCCTCGAGTTCGTGAATTTCAGACTGTGTGAGGATGAAAAGAAGTACACCATCGAAGAGTGTAAGGAGAGGGATGCGACCTATTCCGCGCCGCTTAAGGTGAAGGTACGACTCATCAACAAGGATAAGGATGAGATCAATGAGCATGAGATCTTCATGGGTGATCTCCCGCTGATGACGGATACCGGCTCCTTCGTCGTGAATGGAGCGGAGCGCGTCATTGTTTCACAGCTCGTTCGTTCCCCCGGCATTTACTATGGCGTAGACCATGATAAAATCGGTAAGGAGCTCTATTCCGCGACCGTCATTCCGAACCGTGGTGCGTGGATCGAGTACGAAACCGATTCCAATGATGTGTTTTTCGTAAGAGTCGACAGAACCCGCAAGGTTCCTGTGTCGGTGTTTATTCGTGCGCTTGGCGTCGGCTCCAATGCGGAGATTATCGACCTTTTCGGAGAGGAGCCGAAGCTGCTCGCTTCCTTCGAGAAGGATTCCTCCGATAACTATCAGGACGGGCTGCTGGAGCTCTACAAGAAGATCCGCCCGGGCGAGCCACTTTCCGTAGATTCCGCCGAGTCCCTCCTGCATTCAATGTTCTTCGATCCGCGGAGATATGACCTCGCGAAGGTGGGACGTTATAAATTCAATAAGAAGCTTCATTTCAAGAACCGGATCAAAGGGCATACGCTGGCAGAGGATGTCGTCAATGAGAGCACCGGCGAGCTGATCGCGGAGGCAGGAGAGGTCGTCAGCTATGAGAAGGCGGTGGAGATTCAGGATGCCGGCGTACCGTTTGTATACCTTGACGGTGCGGAGCGCAGCGAGAAGGTGCTTTCCAATCTGCAGGTAGATGCCGCGAAGTGGCTGCCGGAGGGCTGGGATCTTGCGGAGCTTGGTATTCATGAGCTGGTTTTCTATCCGGAGCTCCGGAGGATTCTCGACGAGAATGAGGGCGCCTCGGAGGATGAGCTGAAGAGCGTGATCAGGAAGAGCATTTCCGCATTGATTCCAAAGCATATCACGAGAGAGGATATCTTCGCTTCCATCAACTACTGCATGCACATCGAGCAGGAGATCGGGCAGGCGGACGACATTGACCATCTGGGCAACCGCCGTATCCGTGCGGTCGGAGAGCTGCTGCAGAACCAGTACCGTATCGGGCTTTCCCGTATGGAGAGAGTGGTGCGGGAGAGGATGTCCACACAGGATATCGAGGAGATCACGCCGCAGTCTCTGATCAATATCAAGCCGGTGACCGCTTCGGTGAAGGAGTTCTTCGGCTCCTCCCAGCTGTCGCAGTTCATGGATCAGAACAATCCTCTCTCCGAGCTGACGCATAAGAGAAGACTTTCCGCACTGGGGCCGGGCGGACTCTCCAGAGACCGTGCCGGATTCGAGGTGCGCGATGTACATTATACGCACTACGGCAGGATGTGCCCGGTAGAGACGCCGGAGGGCCCGAACATCGGACTGATCAATTCCCTTGCGTCCTACGCGCGCATCAACGAGTACGGCTTCATCGAGGCGCCGTATCGTTTGGTGGACAAGCGCGATGCAGCGAACCCGGTCGTCACCGATCAGGTGGTCTACATTGCGGCGGACGAGGAGGACAATTATGTGGTCGCGCAGGCGAACGAGCCGCTGGATGACGAGGGGCATTTCCTGAACAACAGCGTCACCGGCCGTTTCCGCGAGGAGACCGCTTCTTTCCCGCGGGCAAGCATCGATATGATGGATGTGTCTCCGCGGATGGTCTTCTCCGTGGCGACCTCCATGATCCCCTTCCTGCAAAACGACGACGCGAACCGTGCGCTGATGGGCTCCAACATGCAGAGACAGGCGGTGCCGCTTCTGACCACAGAGGCGGCAGTGGTGGATACCGGCATCGCGGCGAAGGCGGCGGTGGATTCCGGCGCCTGCGTGACGGCGAAAAATGCCGGAGAGGTCATCCTTTCCGCTTCCAATAAGATCGTCATCCGGAGAGATAAGGACGGCGTGCTGGACGAATACAGGCTGATGAAGTTCATGCGTTCCAACCCGTCAAACTGCTACAATCAGAAGCCGATCGTCTTTGCCCATGATCATGTGGAGGCAGGTGATGTGATTGCGGACGGGCCGTCTACCAGCAACGGAGAAATCGCGCTCGGCAAGAATCCGCTGATCGGCTTTATGACATGGGAGGGCTATAACTACGAGGATGCCGTGCTGCTCTCCGAGCGTCTCGTGCAGAATGATGTATATACCTCGGTGCATATCGAGGAGTATGAGTGCGAGGCGAGAGACACGAAGCTCGGACCGGAGGAGATCACCTCTGACGTGCCGGGCGTCGGCGACGACGCACTGAAGAACCTCGACGAGAGAGGCATCATCCGGATCGGCGCGGAGGTACGCGCCGGCGATATCCTCGTCGGCAAGGTGACGCCGAAGGGAGAGACGGAGCTGACTGCCGAGGAACGGCTGCTCCGCGCGATTTTCGGCGAGAAGGCGCGTGAGGTCAGGGATACCTCTCTGAAGGTGCCGCACGGCGCATACGGGACTGTCATTAACACGATGGTATTCACGAGGGAAAATTCTGACGAGCTGTCTCCGGGCGTTTCCGAGTCCGTGAGAATTTACATCGCCCAGAAGAGAAAGATCGGTGTCGGCGACAAGATGGCGGGGCGCCATGGAAACAAGGGTGTCGTTTCCCGCGTGCTGCCGGTCGAGGATATGCCGTATCTTCCGAACGGCCGTCCGCTCGATATCGTGCTGAACCCGCTCGGTGTGCCGTCCCGAATGAACATCGGGCAGGTACTGGAGCTGCATCTCTCGCTTGCCTCCCGCGCGCTCGGCATTGACGTATCCACGCCGATCTTCGACGGAGCAGATGAGAATGATATCCAGCAGACCCTGATCCTTGCCAATGATTATGTGAATCTTTCCTGGGAGGAATTCTCCGCGAAGCACAAAGAGGAGCTGAGCCCGGAGGTTTACGACTATCTCGGCGCGCACCTCGAGCACAGAGAAGAGTGGAGGGGTGTGCCGATCGGTGCCGACGGCAAGGTACAGCTCCGCGACGGGCGTACCGGCGAGAACTTCGACAGCCCGACCGCGATCGGCTTCATGCATTATCTGAAGCTGCACCATCTGGTAGACGATAAGATCCATGCGCGTTCCACAGGCCCGTATTCTCTCGTGACGCAGCAGCCGCTCGGCGGCAAGGCGCAGTTCGGCGGACAGCGTTTCGGAGAGATGGAGGTCTGGGCGCTGGAGGCGTATGGCGCAGCCTATACGCTGCAGGAGATCCTGACCATGAAGTCCGATGATGTGGCGGGCAGAGTCAAGACCTACGAGGCGATCATCAAGGGACAGAATATCCCGGCGCCGGGCGTGCCGGAGTCCTTCAAGGTGCTCCTGAAGGAGATGCAGGCGCTCTGTCTCGATATGCGTGTGCTTGACGAGAATCAGAATGAGGTGGAGATCACAGAGGATCTCTATGATGCAAATCAGGATATGCACAGGCTGCTTTCCGGCGGAGAAAACCGCTATGAGCGCAAGGAGGATTATGGCTCCTACGGCTATACGCAGCAGGAATTCAAGGGCGGAGAGCTGGTGGATTCCGATGACGGAGAGTCTGCGGAAGAGCCGGATGAGGCGCTTTCGGAGGAGCTCGACGAGGAGCTTTCGGAGGCGCTTCCGGAGGACGAGTTCGAGGATGAGGAGCTTTTCGACACTTCCGCACTTCTTGAGGGCGACGCGGCGGACGACTACGATAATGACGAAAATTGA
- the secD gene encoding protein translocase subunit SecD produces the protein MNRKVKGLLGLLVLLAVTAGFCLLGYRGAKDIKLGLDLNGGVSITYQTVEENPTNEQMSDTVYKLQLKAQSYSTEAQVYQEGANRINIDIPGVTDANKILAELGEPGTLQFMDSAGTVLLTGDDVKNAQPRMSNGNGTKEYSISLTFTEAGAAKFASATEANLGKPIYIVYNNQLVSAPTVQAVITGGEASITGIQGYEEATTIASTIRIGALPVQLTELRSNVIGATLGQEAISTSLKAAAVGIALVMLFMLLLYRLPGLAASIALLLYIGLELVLLQAFEITLTLPGIAGIILSIGMAVDANVIIFTRIKEEIGLGSNVEDAVKAGYSKALSAILDGNITTLIAAAVLYIRGSGTVKGFASTLAIGIVISLITALFVTRGIMNAFFAMGADKPLFYGSKGKSRVFDFIAFRKLAYTISAIVILGGFVFMGMNRQRIGSVFNFDLDFQGGSSTNITFNEDMPMAAIDSDVIPVFTEVTGGDSSTQASKVAGTNEVIIKTRTMTTEERTALYQKLVDRFSVDAEKITTENISGAVSAEMKKDAVWALLLSMVFMLLYIWIRFKDLKFAGASVFALCHDVLVTVAFYAALRWAVGSTFIACILTIVGYSINATIVIFDRIRENLAKPNGRRDLKLAVNDAVSTTLTRSVNTSLTTFATVLMLYLFGVSSIRDFTLPLMVGIISGAWSSVFIAGPLWYDLVQLAGKRSAAKKAAAKSPAKKKQ, from the coding sequence ATGAACAGGAAAGTAAAAGGGCTTCTGGGGCTGCTCGTCCTGCTGGCGGTCACCGCAGGCTTCTGCCTGCTCGGCTATCGCGGGGCGAAGGACATCAAGCTGGGCCTCGACCTGAACGGCGGCGTATCCATCACCTATCAGACGGTGGAGGAGAACCCTACCAACGAGCAGATGTCGGATACGGTGTATAAGCTCCAGCTGAAGGCGCAGAGCTATTCCACGGAGGCGCAGGTCTATCAGGAGGGCGCAAACCGGATCAATATCGACATTCCGGGCGTGACGGACGCGAATAAGATTCTCGCCGAGCTCGGGGAGCCGGGCACGCTTCAGTTTATGGACAGCGCGGGAACCGTGCTTCTGACCGGTGACGATGTGAAGAACGCGCAGCCGCGGATGTCGAATGGGAATGGCACGAAGGAGTATTCCATCTCGCTGACCTTTACAGAGGCGGGAGCCGCGAAGTTCGCCTCCGCAACAGAGGCGAATCTCGGCAAGCCGATCTATATCGTATACAACAACCAGCTGGTTTCCGCACCGACTGTACAGGCGGTGATCACCGGAGGCGAGGCGAGCATCACCGGGATTCAGGGCTATGAGGAGGCGACGACGATCGCATCTACAATCCGTATCGGCGCGCTGCCGGTACAGCTCACGGAGCTCCGTTCCAATGTAATCGGAGCGACCCTCGGCCAGGAGGCGATCTCGACCTCCTTAAAGGCTGCGGCGGTCGGTATCGCGTTGGTAATGCTTTTTATGCTGCTGCTATACCGGCTTCCGGGGCTTGCGGCGTCAATTGCGCTGCTGCTCTATATCGGGCTGGAGCTCGTGCTGCTGCAGGCGTTTGAGATCACGCTGACGCTACCGGGGATTGCCGGTATTATCCTCTCTATCGGAATGGCAGTGGATGCGAACGTCATCATCTTCACTCGCATCAAGGAGGAGATCGGTCTCGGCAGCAATGTAGAGGATGCGGTTAAGGCGGGCTACAGTAAGGCGCTCTCCGCGATTCTGGACGGAAATATCACGACCCTGATTGCAGCGGCGGTGCTCTACATAAGAGGCTCCGGCACCGTCAAGGGCTTCGCCTCGACGCTGGCGATCGGTATCGTGATTTCTCTGATTACCGCGCTCTTTGTGACCCGCGGCATCATGAACGCTTTCTTCGCGATGGGCGCGGACAAGCCGCTTTTCTACGGCAGCAAGGGCAAGAGCAGGGTCTTTGACTTCATTGCATTCCGTAAGCTCGCGTATACGATCTCCGCGATCGTTATTCTCGGCGGCTTTGTGTTCATGGGCATGAACCGGCAGAGAATCGGAAGCGTATTCAACTTTGATCTTGATTTTCAGGGCGGTTCCAGCACGAATATCACCTTCAATGAAGATATGCCGATGGCCGCGATCGACAGCGACGTCATTCCGGTCTTCACAGAGGTGACCGGCGGAGATTCCTCCACGCAGGCATCCAAGGTGGCGGGCACCAACGAGGTCATCATTAAGACCCGTACGATGACGACGGAGGAACGGACGGCGCTCTACCAGAAGCTGGTGGACAGGTTCTCGGTGGATGCGGAGAAGATCACGACGGAGAATATCTCCGGTGCGGTTTCCGCGGAAATGAAGAAGGATGCTGTTTGGGCGCTGCTGCTCTCGATGGTATTCATGCTTCTGTATATCTGGATTCGCTTCAAGGATCTCAAGTTTGCAGGGGCGTCCGTCTTTGCCCTTTGCCATGACGTATTGGTGACGGTCGCGTTTTATGCGGCGCTTCGCTGGGCGGTCGGCTCTACCTTCATTGCCTGCATCCTGACAATCGTCGGCTATTCGATCAATGCGACCATCGTCATATTCGATCGGATACGTGAGAATCTTGCGAAGCCGAACGGGCGGAGGGATCTGAAGCTCGCGGTCAATGATGCCGTTTCGACGACACTGACCCGCTCTGTCAATACCTCGCTCACGACCTTTGCAACAGTGCTGATGCTCTATCTCTTCGGCGTGAGCTCCATCCGGGACTTCACGCTCCCGCTGATGGTGGGCATTATTTCCGGAGCATGGTCCTCCGTATTCATTGCGGGGCCGCTCTGGTATGATCTCGTACAGCTTGCCGGGAAAAGAAGCGCCGCAAAAAAGGCGGCGGCGAAGTCCCCGGCGAAGAAAAAGCAGTAA
- a CDS encoding signal peptidase II — protein MKWKQWIRTLAALRLVFSCAGEFSRLLGGASVVFLWDQLFKHSIDAEPEENFPRELPLGRGRVGIVRAHNRGFSQGRLEHFPEFVRLFSFGLTAFLAGVMQAYCMVFPRKHRIEKLGAMLLLGGAISNTYDRIAHGFVTDYLHIRVGALKKSIVNLGDIAITGGMAVYLLGTLLSLLRGEDHGEA, from the coding sequence ATGAAATGGAAGCAATGGATACGGACGCTGGCGGCGCTTCGCCTGGTTTTCAGCTGCGCCGGAGAGTTTTCCCGTCTCCTGGGGGGCGCAAGCGTTGTCTTTCTCTGGGATCAGCTCTTCAAGCATTCGATCGATGCGGAGCCGGAAGAGAATTTCCCGCGGGAGCTCCCTCTCGGCAGGGGCAGGGTCGGTATTGTCCGCGCACATAACAGGGGCTTCTCCCAGGGGCGGCTGGAGCACTTTCCGGAGTTTGTGCGCCTCTTCTCTTTCGGACTGACTGCATTTCTGGCAGGGGTCATGCAGGCCTACTGCATGGTATTCCCGCGGAAGCATCGGATCGAGAAGCTGGGCGCTATGCTCCTTCTCGGCGGAGCGATCTCCAATACCTATGACCGCATTGCACACGGCTTCGTGACAGACTACCTGCATATTCGTGTCGGCGCGCTGAAGAAGTCTATTGTGAATCTCGGAGATATCGCCATTACGGGCGGTATGGCGGTCTACCTGCTCGGCACGCTTCTGTCGCTTCTCCGCGGAGAGGATCATGGAGAAGCGTAG
- a CDS encoding DUF1934 domain-containing protein, giving the protein MKAEIRLRTLQRVDGKTEELVHSARGIVRREGGVLLVTYLLDGIHHEMRIDSVRASVSVVRNWQEKGQLFYQEGRRHTVLYETPVGELELSFDTKRLLLFVPEEETERSVIELRYEVFQYGSSIMDCELRIEISPVK; this is encoded by the coding sequence ATGAAGGCGGAGATCAGACTGCGGACGCTCCAGCGGGTAGACGGGAAGACAGAGGAGCTTGTCCACAGTGCGAGAGGCATCGTTCGGAGAGAGGGCGGGGTGCTGCTTGTGACCTATCTTCTGGACGGTATACATCATGAGATGCGGATTGACAGCGTGAGGGCTTCCGTGAGCGTGGTGCGGAATTGGCAGGAGAAGGGGCAGCTCTTCTATCAGGAGGGACGGAGGCATACGGTGCTTTATGAGACACCGGTGGGAGAGCTGGAGCTCTCCTTTGATACGAAGCGGCTGCTCCTCTTCGTGCCGGAGGAGGAGACGGAGCGCTCTGTGATAGAGCTTCGCTACGAGGTCTTCCAGTACGGAAGCAGCATTATGGACTGTGAACTCAGGATTGAAATTTCTCCTGTAAAATAG
- the pdxR gene encoding MocR-like pyridoxine biosynthesis transcription factor PdxR — protein MAENREGLPRYLEIYRRLRQDITEGRYRFGERLPSKRLLASENAVSVITVEHSYDLLLEEGYVESRERSGYFVCYREDFSFPVAEYGGAACFGAAKPESGSEWDRMDMERPEEESTENAEGIPFTILAKTIRRVLSEYGERICLRSPGNGVTELREAISEYLRRSRGISVASEQILIGAGAEYLYGLLVQMLGRERIYGLEHPSYEKIERIYRSMGAVCERLALGKDGILSEELKRTRAGVLHVTPFNSFPSGITASASKRREYIRWAESRGALLVEDDFDSEFSMSSKAEDTLFSLEPEHTVLYMNSFTKTIAPSFRMAYLLLPKALLRELRERINFYSCTVPVFEQFLLAELIRNGDFERHINRVRRRRRQRREGE, from the coding sequence ATGGCAGAGAACCGGGAGGGGCTCCCGCGGTATCTCGAGATCTACCGGCGGCTCCGGCAGGATATCACAGAGGGGCGCTACCGCTTCGGGGAGCGGCTTCCGTCCAAGCGGCTGCTCGCGTCGGAGAATGCTGTCTCCGTTATTACTGTGGAGCACAGCTATGACCTCCTGCTGGAGGAGGGCTATGTCGAATCAAGGGAACGGAGCGGCTATTTCGTCTGTTATCGGGAGGACTTTTCCTTTCCGGTGGCAGAGTACGGCGGAGCTGCCTGCTTCGGGGCGGCAAAGCCGGAGAGCGGATCGGAATGGGATCGTATGGATATGGAGCGTCCGGAGGAGGAAAGCACAGAAAATGCAGAGGGAATCCCATTTACGATCCTCGCGAAGACGATCCGCCGCGTGCTTTCCGAGTACGGGGAACGGATCTGTCTGCGCTCTCCGGGCAACGGCGTGACAGAGCTTCGGGAGGCGATCTCGGAGTATCTCCGCCGCAGCCGCGGCATCAGCGTAGCATCGGAGCAGATCCTGATCGGCGCCGGCGCGGAATATTTGTACGGTCTGCTCGTGCAGATGCTGGGACGGGAGCGGATCTATGGACTGGAGCATCCGTCCTATGAGAAGATCGAGCGGATTTACCGGAGTATGGGCGCGGTCTGCGAAAGGCTCGCGCTGGGAAAGGACGGGATACTTTCGGAGGAGCTGAAGCGGACGAGGGCGGGAGTGCTCCATGTGACACCCTTTAACAGCTTCCCGAGCGGAATCACGGCGAGCGCCTCGAAGCGGAGGGAATACATCCGCTGGGCAGAGTCCAGGGGGGCGCTGCTTGTGGAGGATGATTTCGATTCCGAGTTTTCGATGTCCAGCAAGGCGGAGGACACGCTTTTCTCGCTGGAGCCGGAGCATACGGTGCTGTATATGAACAGCTTCACGAAAACGATCGCGCCCTCTTTCCGAATGGCATATCTGCTGCTCCCGAAGGCACTGCTCAGGGAGCTTCGGGAGCGGATCAATTTTTATTCCTGCACGGTGCCCGTTTTTGAACAGTTCCTGCTGGCGGAGCTGATACGAAACGGGGATTTCGAGCGGCACATCAATCGGGTTCGAAGACGCCGCCGGCAGAGAAGGGAAGGAGAATAG
- the yajC gene encoding preprotein translocase subunit YajC, which translates to MQNIGIIVVYVLMLGGLYFLFMRPQQKEKKKHEEMLRSVAVGDTVLTSSGFYGVIIDITEDTVIVEFGSNKNCRIPMQKSAIAQIEKPNA; encoded by the coding sequence ATGCAGAATATTGGGATTATTGTCGTGTATGTGCTCATGCTGGGGGGATTGTATTTCCTGTTCATGCGCCCGCAGCAGAAGGAGAAGAAGAAGCACGAGGAGATGCTTAGGAGCGTCGCGGTCGGAGATACCGTTCTGACGAGCTCCGGCTTCTATGGGGTAATCATCGATATCACAGAGGATACGGTGATCGTGGAGTTCGGGAGCAATAAGAACTGCCGCATTCCGATGCAGAAGTCTGCGATCGCACAGATTGAGAAGCCAAATGCTTAA
- the tgt gene encoding tRNA guanosine(34) transglycosylase Tgt, whose translation MKYEIVAEAGRAKSAHMETVHGSIETPVFMNVGTAAAIKGGVSTDDLYQIRTQVELSNTYHLHVRTGDRLIREFGGLHRFMNWNRPILTDSGGFQVFSLAGTGRKIREEGVTFRSHIDGQRIFMGPEESMRIQSNLGSTIAMAFDECPPALADRDYIVPSVERTTRWLRRCQTELRHLNSLPDTVNRQQLLFGINQGGILEDVRIRHAEEISALELDGYAVGGLAVGESHEEMYRILDAVVPHLPRKKPTYLMGVGTPANIIEAVDRGIDFFDCVYPSRNGRHGHVYTHSGKLNLFNQKHALWHGPIEEGCGCPACAGLRRPDGSVSGGYSRAYIRHLLKAKEILGMRLCVLHNLYFYNHLMEEIRAHIRDGSWDRWKTEALRALRAEERL comes from the coding sequence ATGAAATACGAAATTGTTGCCGAAGCGGGACGGGCGAAGTCGGCGCACATGGAGACGGTGCACGGCAGTATCGAGACGCCGGTCTTCATGAATGTCGGGACGGCAGCGGCGATTAAGGGCGGCGTCTCTACGGATGACCTCTATCAGATCCGGACGCAGGTAGAGCTGTCCAATACCTACCATCTTCATGTGCGGACGGGAGACAGGCTGATCCGCGAGTTCGGCGGGCTGCATCGCTTCATGAACTGGAATCGTCCGATCCTTACGGACTCCGGCGGCTTTCAGGTTTTCAGTCTGGCAGGAACCGGCAGGAAGATCCGGGAAGAGGGCGTGACCTTCCGCTCGCACATCGATGGACAGAGGATTTTCATGGGGCCTGAGGAATCGATGCGGATTCAATCGAATCTGGGCTCGACGATCGCGATGGCGTTCGATGAGTGCCCGCCGGCATTGGCAGATCGGGACTATATCGTTCCCTCCGTCGAGCGGACGACTCGCTGGCTGAGACGCTGCCAGACAGAGCTTCGGCATCTGAACTCGCTTCCGGACACGGTGAACCGGCAGCAGCTGCTCTTCGGCATCAATCAGGGCGGCATACTCGAGGATGTGCGGATCCGCCATGCGGAGGAGATCTCCGCACTGGAGCTGGACGGATATGCGGTCGGCGGACTCGCGGTCGGGGAGTCGCATGAGGAGATGTATCGGATACTGGATGCGGTTGTACCGCATCTTCCGCGAAAAAAGCCCACTTACCTGATGGGGGTCGGGACACCGGCGAACATCATTGAGGCGGTGGATCGCGGTATCGATTTCTTCGACTGCGTCTATCCGTCCCGGAACGGCAGACATGGACATGTCTATACGCACAGCGGGAAGCTGAACCTCTTCAACCAGAAGCATGCGCTCTGGCATGGGCCGATCGAGGAGGGCTGCGGCTGTCCCGCCTGCGCAGGGCTTCGCCGTCCGGACGGAAGCGTCTCCGGCGGCTACTCCAGAGCTTATATCCGTCATCTCCTGAAGGCGAAGGAGATTCTCGGGATGCGTCTCTGCGTACTGCATAACCTCTATTTCTACAATCATCTGATGGAGGAGATCCGCGCGCACATCCGAGATGGGAGCTGGGACAGATGGAAGACGGAGGCGCTTCGCGCGCTCCGTGCAGAGGAGCGGCTGTGA
- a CDS encoding D-alanine--D-alanine ligase family protein, with the protein MKQTVLAIFGGNSTEHEVSCRSVVNIVKNIDTERYEILLVGITKAGEWLLVRSLSEIESGVWLHSKTRACLLPDSGLRALWIEEEGCSRLRRIDVIFPALHGKNGEDGTIQGLFELARIPYVGCGVLASAVSMDKLYTKLVAEKPLRELGVRQARYVSVVGAEIEQEEENVARVEAAFSYPVFVKPSNAGSSCGVTKAHDREELREAIRRAYRVDRKVLIEETIYGREVECAVFRGQDLRIEASGVGEIKAAADFYDYDAKYNNPQSETDVHPLMAEEDREKIREAAKAVFAAVDGYGLSRVDFFLTEEGPVFNEINTLPGFTAISMYPMLWEAEGISKRVLVQKLLDAAVGRPGFGEN; encoded by the coding sequence ATGAAACAGACGGTGCTGGCGATTTTCGGCGGGAATTCCACAGAACATGAGGTCTCCTGCAGATCCGTGGTGAATATCGTGAAGAATATTGATACAGAGCGCTATGAGATCCTCCTTGTGGGGATCACGAAGGCAGGGGAGTGGCTTCTGGTGAGGAGCCTCTCGGAGATCGAGAGCGGCGTGTGGCTGCATTCGAAGACTCGTGCCTGTCTGCTTCCGGACAGCGGGCTTCGCGCGCTCTGGATCGAGGAGGAGGGCTGCAGCAGATTGCGGCGGATCGACGTGATCTTCCCCGCACTGCACGGCAAGAACGGAGAGGACGGCACGATACAGGGACTCTTCGAGCTTGCCCGAATTCCGTATGTGGGCTGTGGTGTGCTTGCCTCCGCGGTTTCCATGGACAAGCTCTATACCAAGCTTGTCGCGGAGAAGCCGCTCCGGGAGCTCGGCGTGCGGCAGGCGCGCTATGTTTCTGTTGTCGGGGCGGAGATCGAGCAGGAAGAGGAAAATGTCGCGCGGGTGGAGGCGGCGTTTTCCTACCCGGTCTTCGTGAAGCCGAGCAATGCGGGCTCCTCCTGCGGGGTCACGAAGGCGCATGACAGAGAGGAGCTCCGGGAAGCGATTCGGAGGGCGTACCGCGTGGATCGTAAGGTTTTGATCGAGGAAACCATCTATGGAAGAGAGGTGGAGTGCGCGGTTTTCCGCGGACAGGATCTCCGGATCGAGGCGAGCGGGGTCGGAGAGATCAAGGCGGCGGCGGACTTCTATGACTATGACGCGAAGTACAATAACCCACAGTCCGAGACGGATGTACATCCGCTAATGGCAGAGGAGGACAGGGAGAAGATTCGTGAGGCGGCAAAGGCGGTATTTGCGGCGGTAGACGGCTACGGGCTGTCCCGGGTAGACTTCTTCCTGACAGAGGAGGGACCCGTCTTCAATGAGATCAATACGCTTCCGGGCTTCACGGCGATTTCGATGTATCCGATGCTCTGGGAAGCGGAGGGCATTTCGAAGCGGGTGCTCGTACAGAAGCTTCTGGACGCGGCAGTTGGCAGACCGGGCTTCGGGGAGAACTGA